The Ferrimicrobium sp. genome contains a region encoding:
- a CDS encoding ABC transporter ATP-binding protein yields the protein MMTERVQQPILSVVGLEKAFGGVQAVQGAEFEVLEGSITALIGPNGAGKSTVVNLIAGALRPDAGKIRFRNNDITGYKPHQVARNGLIRTFQISREYPAMTVLENLMVSPLTQTGEHLFSALFRRKRYQGQEREFVEKALHILDEFGLYEMRNEYARNLSGGQKRLLELARAVMAEPKMLILDEPMAGINPALISRIGEHMLRLKEESGYTFLMVEHNLDVVERICDHVVVLAVGRTLAQGTMSELRQDAEVVSAYLTGGSVGAGTKG from the coding sequence ATGATGACAGAACGGGTCCAACAACCTATCCTCTCAGTGGTCGGGCTCGAGAAGGCCTTCGGTGGAGTTCAGGCGGTGCAAGGTGCCGAGTTTGAAGTGCTAGAGGGTTCCATTACCGCACTCATCGGCCCCAACGGTGCAGGCAAATCAACCGTGGTCAACCTCATCGCGGGAGCGTTGCGTCCAGATGCCGGCAAGATTCGCTTTCGGAATAACGACATCACCGGATACAAGCCACATCAGGTTGCGAGGAACGGTCTGATTCGGACCTTTCAGATATCGCGCGAATACCCTGCGATGACCGTCCTCGAAAATCTCATGGTGTCGCCGCTCACACAAACGGGTGAACATCTCTTCTCAGCGCTGTTTCGCCGCAAGCGGTACCAGGGCCAGGAACGCGAGTTCGTTGAGAAGGCGTTACACATTCTCGACGAATTTGGCCTCTATGAGATGCGTAACGAGTACGCACGCAATCTCAGTGGTGGACAGAAACGTCTGCTAGAACTCGCCCGTGCGGTGATGGCCGAACCTAAGATGCTCATTCTCGATGAACCGATGGCGGGCATCAACCCTGCCTTGATCTCGCGTATCGGTGAGCACATGCTTCGTCTGAAAGAGGAGAGCGGCTACACGTTCCTTATGGTTGAGCACAACCTTGATGTGGTCGAGCGCATCTGTGATCATGTCGTCGTGCTGGCCGTCGGCCGCACGTTAGCCCAAGGAACTATGAGCGAGCTTCGCCAAGATGCGGAGGTCGTCTCGGCCTACTTGACAGGAGGGTCTGTTGGTGCAGGTACTAAAGGTTGA
- a CDS encoding branched-chain amino acid ABC transporter permease has product MVILIGYLATLGVYFCIYNIFAIGLNIQFGYAGILDFTVITFMAVGAYMAGVGSLGRAQPGTEIYYILGLSLPWPLALLLGAVSAGILGYLIGLIALRRLRSDYLAIVTLAAGSIIYGLVGNNTKLFDGYEGLVGVPQPFNGVLNLSPNTYDLLFMLFAAVIMLLLWFIANRLYKSPLGRAMRATREDLDVAEAFGKNTYRIRMMAMVIGAIFVGIGGVLTIWFITALAPAGWGTSETFVIWAALIVGGMGNNKGAVIGSFLVAVLFNEATRFLPSINGFPSLIPEIRNICIGALVILTLRFRPQGVFPERKAKFYELPLTGQTRAITPEVAVTGAEE; this is encoded by the coding sequence ATGGTAATACTCATTGGTTATCTTGCAACCCTTGGTGTCTACTTTTGCATCTACAATATCTTCGCTATTGGATTGAACATACAGTTCGGGTATGCAGGCATTCTCGACTTTACCGTTATCACCTTCATGGCAGTCGGAGCATACATGGCGGGGGTAGGGTCGCTGGGCCGGGCACAACCTGGAACCGAGATCTACTACATACTTGGGCTCTCGCTTCCTTGGCCTCTCGCCCTACTCCTGGGTGCGGTCAGTGCGGGAATACTTGGCTATCTGATCGGACTTATTGCTCTTCGACGATTACGCTCCGATTATCTGGCGATTGTCACATTGGCAGCTGGTTCCATCATCTACGGTCTTGTCGGCAACAACACCAAACTCTTCGATGGTTACGAGGGGCTTGTCGGAGTTCCACAACCCTTCAATGGGGTCCTCAACCTCAGTCCCAATACCTATGACTTGCTATTTATGTTGTTTGCAGCAGTCATTATGTTACTCCTATGGTTTATCGCAAATCGACTCTATAAATCACCACTTGGTAGGGCAATGCGTGCCACTCGCGAAGACCTCGACGTGGCCGAGGCCTTCGGTAAGAACACCTATCGCATTCGAATGATGGCGATGGTCATTGGCGCAATCTTCGTCGGTATTGGGGGTGTACTGACCATTTGGTTCATCACCGCTCTGGCTCCTGCTGGGTGGGGAACGAGCGAAACATTTGTGATCTGGGCGGCACTCATCGTGGGCGGAATGGGTAACAACAAGGGAGCGGTCATCGGTTCGTTCCTGGTAGCGGTCCTGTTCAACGAGGCGACGAGGTTCCTTCCCAGTATCAATGGGTTTCCCAGTCTGATCCCAGAGATCAGAAACATCTGCATTGGGGCTCTCGTGATCTTGACCTTGCGGTTCCGCCCCCAAGGAGTGTTCCCAGAGCGAAAGGCCAAGTTTTACGAGTTGCCATTAACTGGCCAAACACGAGCGATCACGCCTGAGGTTGCGGTTACGGGAGCTGAGGAATGA
- a CDS encoding response regulator: protein MTIPQRPDVSPMFRVVVADDDFRVASLHRAVVEGVSGFEVVAEAHSGAEVLQAVRDNAPDLVLLDLYLPDIPGLEVLRRLTGSAQDTVDVIVVTAARDAGSVEEAVRRGAVYYLVKPFSTHVLIERLTTYASMKKRLETLHEADQEEVDTIYAMLRATNSRQLPKGHSPQTLGRIIEILRSAGEPLTAEDVASRTGVSRPTAHRYLTYLARIGRVRLEFRYGSGRPEHLYEWPS, encoded by the coding sequence ATGACCATTCCTCAAAGACCTGATGTCTCACCCATGTTCCGGGTCGTAGTCGCCGATGATGACTTTCGCGTAGCCTCGCTTCACCGTGCGGTGGTGGAGGGTGTGAGCGGTTTCGAGGTGGTTGCCGAAGCACATTCAGGAGCCGAGGTGCTTCAGGCGGTCCGCGACAACGCGCCCGATCTTGTCCTACTCGACCTCTATCTCCCAGACATACCAGGGTTAGAGGTGCTGCGTCGTCTTACTGGCTCAGCGCAAGACACGGTGGATGTGATTGTCGTGACCGCTGCACGCGACGCTGGAAGCGTCGAGGAGGCGGTCCGTCGAGGGGCCGTCTATTATCTCGTGAAACCATTTAGTACCCACGTGCTGATCGAGCGCCTCACGACGTATGCCTCGATGAAAAAGAGGCTCGAAACGCTCCATGAGGCAGATCAAGAAGAGGTCGATACGATCTATGCCATGCTACGAGCAACCAACAGTCGGCAGCTTCCAAAGGGACATTCTCCCCAGACGCTTGGCAGGATCATTGAGATCTTGCGTAGCGCGGGTGAACCACTCACCGCAGAGGATGTCGCAAGCCGTACGGGAGTGAGTCGTCCCACTGCACACCGCTATCTCACCTATCTCGCGCGCATCGGGCGAGTTCGTCTTGAATTTCGCTATGGATCGGGACGCCCTGAGCACCTCTATGAATGGCCATCATGA
- a CDS encoding gamma carbonic anhydrase family protein, whose amino-acid sequence MPIYSLGSQIPRIAASAFVHPDAVIIGSVVIGEEASVWPHAVLRGDYGRIEIGAQTSVQDGTVIHATAELPTVVGAECVVGHLVHLEGCVVEDHCLIGSSSVVLHRVRIHEHALVGANAMVTNDTDVPSFAMALGVPATIVPDRVPEGAFAEAVALYVANARRYRNELIRLE is encoded by the coding sequence ATGCCTATTTATAGTCTTGGTAGCCAGATTCCACGGATCGCCGCTTCGGCGTTCGTCCACCCCGACGCCGTCATCATTGGTTCGGTGGTGATTGGTGAAGAAGCGTCGGTCTGGCCACATGCGGTGTTGCGAGGCGACTACGGCCGCATCGAGATAGGTGCCCAGACGTCCGTGCAGGACGGAACCGTTATCCATGCCACCGCAGAGCTCCCGACCGTGGTTGGCGCCGAATGTGTCGTGGGGCATCTCGTGCATCTTGAGGGTTGCGTCGTCGAGGACCACTGTCTGATTGGTTCCTCCTCAGTCGTCCTGCACCGCGTCCGGATCCATGAGCATGCGTTGGTTGGAGCAAATGCAATGGTAACGAATGATACCGATGTTCCCTCATTTGCTATGGCGTTAGGGGTCCCAGCGACGATCGTTCCGGATCGCGTCCCTGAAGGAGCCTTTGCTGAGGCCGTCGCGCTCTATGTCGCTAATGCACGGCGCTATCGAAATGAGTTGATTCGTTTGGAGTAG
- a CDS encoding ABC transporter ATP-binding protein, with protein MQVLKVDRLTAGYGKIPIVQEVSLEVGVGQVVTIVGPNGAGKSTFLKAVFGLIPRMAGTIHLDGDEITGVPTHRLAHAGVAYVPQNENVFPSMSVEENLELGSFVSSKGFRTRVNDIWEIFPELRPAKGKKAGLLSGGQRNMLGMARALMAEPKVVLLDEPTAGLSPANVEVVWSQIATISELGTSVVVVEQNVDRALDSSDHCYIIVAGRNHDHAAPEILRKLDLAGIFLGASAEQQA; from the coding sequence GTGCAGGTACTAAAGGTTGATCGACTTACCGCGGGGTACGGGAAGATCCCGATCGTTCAAGAGGTATCTCTTGAGGTCGGAGTCGGACAGGTGGTCACGATCGTTGGACCCAATGGTGCGGGTAAATCGACATTTCTCAAAGCAGTATTTGGATTAATTCCGCGCATGGCTGGAACGATCCATCTCGATGGAGATGAAATTACCGGCGTTCCCACCCATCGACTGGCGCATGCCGGCGTGGCGTATGTGCCTCAAAATGAGAATGTCTTCCCATCGATGTCAGTTGAGGAGAATCTGGAACTCGGAAGTTTCGTGTCATCCAAGGGATTTCGTACACGGGTGAACGACATCTGGGAGATCTTCCCAGAGTTACGGCCAGCGAAGGGAAAGAAAGCTGGACTGTTGAGTGGCGGCCAGCGTAACATGCTCGGCATGGCGCGCGCGCTCATGGCGGAGCCAAAGGTGGTGTTGTTGGATGAACCGACAGCAGGCCTCTCCCCTGCAAATGTTGAGGTGGTATGGTCGCAGATCGCTACCATCAGTGAACTCGGTACCAGCGTGGTGGTGGTGGAACAGAACGTAGACAGGGCTCTCGACAGCTCCGATCACTGCTACATCATCGTCGCAGGTCGCAACCACGACCATGCAGCACCAGAAATTCTTCGAAAGTTGGATTTGGCCGGCATCTTTTTGGGCGCTTCTGCAGAACAGCAGGCCTAA
- a CDS encoding EamA family transporter: protein MSRVELSAVALALGAAIAWGAWGFLSDRASIRAAPLTLWVTVVLVEAIAVVPVAFFIRPAFSWLTIAAGLAGTVGYALFFLALRRGSNAAPLIAITALYPAITLLLQVALTKVALHPRQLIGLALAIIAIALIAL from the coding sequence GTGTCTCGCGTCGAGCTGAGCGCTGTCGCGTTAGCACTTGGTGCTGCTATCGCGTGGGGAGCGTGGGGATTTCTCTCCGATCGTGCCTCGATCCGCGCTGCCCCGTTGACGCTCTGGGTGACAGTGGTGCTCGTCGAAGCGATAGCTGTCGTGCCAGTCGCCTTCTTCATACGACCCGCCTTCTCCTGGCTCACTATCGCTGCGGGTCTGGCCGGTACCGTCGGCTATGCCCTCTTTTTTCTTGCGTTACGAAGAGGTTCCAATGCTGCACCGCTTATCGCCATCACCGCCCTCTACCCAGCGATCACCCTCCTACTACAGGTCGCCCTTACCAAAGTCGCGCTCCATCCTCGCCAGCTCATAGGCCTGGCGCTCGCTATCATCGCCATAGCCTTGATAGCGCTATGA
- a CDS encoding branched-chain amino acid ABC transporter permease has product MIFVYATAIFALRGIEQYLLRRGGKVHLFLLTLGFGIVTAAVLALASVGLSLQFGVTNYVNFAYGAYLAVGMYMTYTCITAFHLPFLLGAVVGILTAGIVAVVVDILILERFVKRGTSGFFLLIVTFGLQLILLNLAQAIWGVGFDRYPIAQGAPLTIGPFSVTVAQLEVVGVAIVALIAVHLLLTKSRLGKAMRAMSDNKMLAQASGIDINATTLWTWFFTGCLAGLGGIALALNTVEFQVFTGNSFLFVIFAAVILGGIGKIYGAMLGALIIGLVVGLSSLVISSAYNVDVAFAALVIVLLIRPQGIFAIAGKA; this is encoded by the coding sequence GTGATCTTTGTGTACGCAACAGCAATTTTCGCCCTTAGGGGAATAGAACAGTACCTGTTACGCAGAGGGGGGAAGGTGCATCTGTTCTTACTGACCTTGGGTTTTGGAATCGTGACCGCTGCTGTGCTCGCGCTCGCATCGGTCGGTCTCAGTCTTCAGTTTGGGGTCACGAACTACGTCAACTTCGCGTACGGAGCATACCTCGCGGTTGGCATGTACATGACCTACACGTGCATAACCGCCTTTCACCTCCCCTTCTTGCTCGGGGCAGTGGTTGGCATCCTCACCGCGGGTATCGTCGCCGTGGTGGTTGACATTCTGATCCTCGAACGTTTTGTGAAACGTGGCACATCAGGCTTTTTCTTACTGATCGTCACCTTCGGGCTGCAGTTGATTCTGCTCAATCTCGCGCAAGCGATCTGGGGGGTGGGATTTGACCGCTACCCGATTGCACAAGGAGCGCCGCTGACGATTGGGCCGTTCAGTGTGACCGTGGCACAACTAGAGGTGGTCGGCGTCGCTATTGTCGCCCTCATCGCGGTGCACCTACTCTTGACCAAATCACGCCTCGGCAAGGCCATGCGCGCAATGTCGGACAACAAGATGCTGGCACAAGCCAGCGGTATCGACATCAACGCAACCACGTTGTGGACTTGGTTTTTTACCGGCTGTCTCGCCGGACTGGGAGGTATTGCCTTAGCACTCAATACCGTAGAGTTTCAGGTGTTCACCGGTAATAGCTTCTTGTTCGTGATCTTTGCAGCGGTCATCCTGGGCGGTATCGGAAAAATCTATGGTGCCATGCTAGGTGCGCTCATCATTGGACTCGTGGTGGGCCTTTCTAGCCTTGTGATCTCGTCGGCATACAACGTCGACGTCGCATTCGCAGCCTTAGTGATCGTGCTACTCATCCGCCCGCAAGGGATCTTCGCAATAGCTGGAAAGGCATAG
- a CDS encoding GGDEF domain-containing protein, which translates to MQRSNSLNIGVLGNSGESALMGLLEQLMTAAGAMGVMVARRLESKYMIERVRVVPRILREGDVIEFENAVDLSAAVPIEPTGPGRIFSDYIGFSPLASLYLVPFEATRDENLATVVFSNRELRCPRPTLIALCRMIELTIAMGIDYERQVRSLADQLAILGEQASNDPLTQLLNRRGFLEVLQREASRLSRNPAPMAILLFDLDGLKSVNDLYGHEAGDDYLIKFARTLRDNLRAMDVVGRLGGDEFALLAPQTDRINAEELARRLRRLFDARRLPVSIGVAALEGEKMSLAALLSQADQAMYADKAQRKEAMGTQEKLTIDLTALEGRLQTRV; encoded by the coding sequence ATGCAGCGATCGAATTCACTCAATATAGGTGTTCTGGGCAACAGTGGTGAGAGTGCGCTCATGGGCCTGCTCGAGCAGCTCATGACGGCCGCCGGTGCGATGGGCGTGATGGTGGCAAGGCGGCTCGAGTCAAAGTACATGATCGAGAGGGTTCGCGTCGTTCCCCGGATTTTGCGCGAAGGTGATGTCATCGAATTCGAGAACGCCGTTGATCTGTCGGCGGCCGTGCCAATTGAGCCCACAGGGCCAGGCCGCATCTTCTCGGACTACATCGGGTTTTCACCGTTAGCCTCACTGTATCTAGTACCTTTTGAGGCGACAAGGGATGAGAATCTTGCCACCGTGGTCTTTTCGAATCGCGAACTGCGCTGTCCACGTCCAACGCTTATTGCGCTCTGCCGGATGATCGAGCTCACGATCGCCATGGGCATCGACTACGAGCGTCAGGTTCGTTCGCTGGCAGATCAGCTCGCTATCTTAGGAGAGCAGGCATCGAACGACCCTCTGACGCAGTTGTTGAATCGGCGCGGCTTCCTTGAGGTGTTGCAGCGGGAGGCCAGTCGACTTTCGCGGAATCCGGCACCGATGGCGATCTTGCTCTTTGATCTCGATGGTCTCAAATCGGTCAATGATCTCTATGGCCATGAGGCCGGTGATGATTACCTGATCAAGTTTGCACGAACGCTCCGAGATAATCTACGGGCGATGGATGTCGTCGGTCGCCTTGGTGGCGATGAGTTCGCCCTCCTTGCACCACAGACAGATCGTATCAACGCCGAGGAGCTCGCACGTCGGCTCCGTCGCCTCTTCGATGCACGTCGACTACCGGTCTCTATCGGAGTTGCGGCGCTTGAGGGTGAGAAGATGTCCCTGGCTGCGCTGCTTTCGCAGGCCGATCAAGCGATGTACGCCGATAAGGCGCAGCGTAAAGAGGCGATGGGAACTCAAGAGAAGTTGACGATCGACCTTACAGCACTTGAGGGACGACTACAGACTCGTGT
- a CDS encoding ABC transporter ATP-binding protein, with product MQHAHLVRGEASIFRDLSLTLDSGQRLAILGPNGIGKTSLAMVLAGRLRLSRGALHLLGVNVHETDIRALRPRIGYFSDELTSRLAPDMTAEEVVALGRFSGLRREWFVLDDHDRLEARHLLELVGLDDYAQRPLDSLSSGQRQRVLLARSFCGTPRLTVLDEPTSHLDLVAREQMIEALERILDQHHHNGALVMVAHHLEDLPISITHTLVMSEHGYWFGPADEVLTSATLTKAFHHPIEVHQLAGRRIATALRQP from the coding sequence ATGCAACACGCCCACCTGGTACGAGGTGAGGCCAGCATCTTTCGCGACCTATCCCTCACCCTCGATAGCGGACAACGTCTAGCCATCTTAGGGCCGAACGGCATCGGGAAAACTTCGCTCGCGATGGTGCTTGCCGGGAGGCTCCGATTGAGCCGAGGCGCGCTTCACCTCCTGGGGGTTAACGTGCACGAGACCGATATCAGAGCCTTACGTCCAAGGATTGGATACTTCTCGGACGAGCTGACCTCACGGCTCGCCCCAGACATGACGGCCGAAGAGGTGGTTGCCCTTGGTCGGTTCTCCGGTCTACGCCGTGAATGGTTTGTGCTCGATGACCATGACCGGCTCGAAGCCAGACACCTCCTCGAACTTGTCGGTCTTGACGACTACGCGCAACGACCACTCGACTCGCTCTCCTCGGGTCAACGCCAGCGAGTTCTCCTGGCGCGTTCCTTTTGCGGCACGCCACGTTTAACCGTGCTCGATGAACCGACCTCTCACCTCGATCTCGTCGCCCGCGAACAGATGATCGAAGCGCTTGAACGCATCCTCGACCAACATCACCACAACGGTGCGCTCGTCATGGTGGCGCATCATCTCGAGGATCTACCGATCTCGATCACTCATACGCTGGTGATGAGTGAGCATGGGTACTGGTTTGGCCCCGCAGATGAAGTGCTTACCTCGGCAACACTCACCAAAGCCTTCCATCATCCCATTGAGGTGCATCAACTCGCAGGTCGTCGTATCGCTACCGCACTCCGACAGCCATGA
- a CDS encoding sensor histidine kinase — MKKRLALIQATILVAVILTGVIWFHGSIRPDATQYANAGRLAVQALATNPSLVELSNHSPELRSVMSSLRASGVALLNANGVVIDGAGGFARGELLPLPSTTTTSVQTRDVGSEVTVIAIAPLAGPQDRDRVVIELRYRTSQSEAIAVTVRVFEALIVAMMVGLLLSWGVGRWIRKQTFGLELDELKELIQEQEAMFHGIREGVIGLDDEGRFQFANSGAIDLLKLPARHLGRPARVLIPDGRLQAAILGEITGRDTIVVHKDRILVINRRYVEAHGTPLGYVVTINDRTESEALMRELDGMLGLTDALRAQAHDFSNRMHTVVGLIEMGATREAVEFATDLTLRDTQLMSRLTDEIANPIIVALLLAKGAVAAERNVEFRLGGAVLLPAALTCASDLVTVIGNLLDNAIEATQGYPHAWVAVRLLRSETELIVEVTDSGPGVPVAERETIFVDGFTTKTIGKGLRRGLGLAMVRQLVERYHGKIEVSQDVGACFRVTLPGIFELELKEAASHDHSSKT; from the coding sequence ATGAAGAAACGCCTTGCCCTGATACAGGCCACCATTCTGGTGGCCGTCATCCTGACTGGGGTCATCTGGTTTCACGGATCCATTCGACCAGACGCTACCCAGTACGCCAACGCGGGTCGCCTAGCGGTGCAAGCACTCGCCACCAACCCATCGCTCGTTGAACTTTCGAATCATTCACCGGAGTTGCGGTCAGTCATGAGCAGTCTGCGAGCGTCTGGGGTGGCCCTTTTGAACGCCAATGGAGTTGTCATCGATGGTGCGGGAGGATTTGCGAGAGGTGAGCTACTTCCCCTTCCTTCGACCACTACCACCTCCGTGCAGACCCGAGACGTGGGTAGCGAAGTGACGGTTATCGCCATTGCGCCCCTCGCCGGCCCACAGGATCGAGACAGGGTGGTAATCGAACTCCGCTACCGAACATCACAGAGTGAAGCGATCGCGGTAACCGTGCGGGTTTTTGAGGCACTTATTGTTGCCATGATGGTCGGCTTGCTGCTCAGCTGGGGTGTCGGGCGTTGGATTCGGAAGCAGACCTTCGGGCTTGAGCTGGATGAGCTTAAGGAACTCATCCAGGAACAGGAGGCGATGTTCCATGGAATTCGCGAAGGCGTTATCGGACTCGATGATGAAGGGCGGTTCCAATTCGCAAACTCTGGCGCCATTGACTTACTGAAACTGCCTGCACGCCATCTGGGGCGACCGGCACGCGTGCTCATCCCAGACGGCCGCCTTCAGGCTGCTATCCTCGGCGAGATAACTGGGCGGGACACGATTGTTGTGCACAAAGACCGAATTTTGGTCATCAATCGGAGATATGTGGAGGCGCACGGAACACCCCTTGGCTATGTTGTCACAATCAACGATCGCACGGAATCGGAGGCGCTGATGCGAGAACTTGATGGCATGCTGGGGTTGACCGATGCCCTCCGCGCTCAAGCCCACGATTTTTCGAATCGTATGCATACGGTGGTGGGACTCATCGAAATGGGAGCTACGCGTGAGGCGGTCGAATTCGCTACCGATCTCACTCTTCGGGATACGCAACTCATGAGTCGGTTGACCGACGAGATTGCCAATCCCATCATTGTGGCCCTTTTGCTAGCTAAGGGTGCCGTGGCGGCCGAACGCAACGTGGAGTTCCGGCTAGGGGGTGCGGTCCTACTTCCGGCGGCCCTCACTTGCGCGAGTGACCTGGTAACGGTGATCGGCAACCTTCTCGATAACGCGATTGAGGCGACGCAAGGATACCCCCACGCCTGGGTGGCGGTGCGCCTACTACGCAGCGAGACGGAGCTGATAGTGGAGGTCACTGACTCTGGTCCGGGAGTGCCCGTGGCCGAACGGGAGACGATCTTTGTCGATGGCTTCACCACGAAGACCATCGGTAAAGGATTGCGGCGTGGCTTGGGCCTTGCGATGGTGCGCCAGCTGGTTGAGCGTTATCATGGCAAGATTGAGGTATCGCAAGACGTCGGGGCTTGTTTTCGGGTGACGCTGCCAGGGATCTTTGAACTCGAATTGAAGGAGGCTGCTTCACATGACCATTCCTCAAAGACCTGA